The following coding sequences are from one Brienomyrus brachyistius isolate T26 chromosome 2, BBRACH_0.4, whole genome shotgun sequence window:
- the mrps24 gene encoding 28S ribosomal protein S24, mitochondrial codes for MAMSFGTRSVVLANSLARISSAIFNTHGLRAIHATDTCYKHHAARIRVGKGDKPVTYEQALHPHHIAHRKGWLSQHTSNLEGETGAAERTVEDVFIRRFIFGTFHGLLADELVLKRRGNVMVVCALLLQKVSPQKIYFLIGYTETLLSYFYKCPVKLEVQTVKDRVVYKYL; via the exons ATGGCGATGTCCTTCGGAACGCGAAGCGTTGTCCTGGCT AACTCTTTAGCTCGGATTAGCAGTGCGATCTTCAATACCCATGGGTTACGAGCCATCCATGCAACCGATACATGCTACAAG CACCATGCAGCCAGGATTCGTGTTGGTAAAGGGGACAAGCCAGTGACATACGAACAGGCCCTTCACCCTCATCACATAGCTCATCGCAAGGGCTGGCTGTCTCAGCACACCA GTAACTTGGAGGGAGAGACCGGCGCGGCTGAGAGGACAGTGGAGGACGTCTTTATAAGGCGCTTCAtctttggcacatttcatggCCTCCTGGCTGACGAATTGGTCCTCAAGCGCAGAGGCAATGTCATGGTGGTCTGTGCACTTCTGCTCCAGAAAGTGAGCCCTCAGAAGATCTACTTCCTTATAGGCTATACTGAGACCCTGCTGTCCTACTTCTACAAGTGCCCTGTCAAGCTGGAGGTACAGACGGTGAAGGATAGAGTGGTGTACAAGTACCTGTGA